Proteins from a genomic interval of Medicago truncatula cultivar Jemalong A17 chromosome 3, MtrunA17r5.0-ANR, whole genome shotgun sequence:
- the LOC11418223 gene encoding tRNA-dihydrouridine(47) synthase [NAD(P)(+)]-like: MEGGEDDSRQGSTLVIHQTTEQLIARCIAPVKKDFLRPPPDRTTTSSAPNDKPPVLAKEKKSKRQLKRERLQDKKSTKNLCPNLAKSGDVNSCPYQVNCRFSHDIQAFKEQKLADLEGECPFLKSEGACPYGLSCRFLNTHQEGKPLSSNGLKVRCEVNGFSKDVQKLLWKNKMTFPKTDAKLKSLGLLNKSKGNAVKNKDGGDKCVQSDDNGSCAVTSELENKDDGDKHHQSDDDGSCEVPADSDSKLERFVEVIKDDDGIKRELEPDIPCPQKKRKTAENCEDEETENEVVSVDDQIVDGCCIRSEPEAGTEVITPETDLSLKSHSREKKLIDFREKLYLAPLTTVGNLPFRRVCKVLGADITCGEMAMCTNLLEGQASEWALLRRHSSEDLFGVQICGAHPDTVGRAVELIEKECTVDFIDINMGCPIDIVVNKGAGSALLTKPMRMQNVVEVASGTVDIPVTIKVRTAYFEGRNRIDSLIANFSSWGASAVTIHGRSRQQRYSKPADWDYVYQCTRKAPNNLQVVGNGDVFSFVDWNNHKTECPELATCLIARGALIKPWIFTEIKEQRHWDISSGERLNIFKDFVHFGLQHWGSDTKGVETTRRFLLEWLSYTCRYIPVGLLDVVPQRINWRPPSYHGRDDLETLMASDSAADWVRLSEMLLGKVPDGFTFAPKHKSNAYDRAENG; encoded by the exons ATGGAGGGTGGCGAGGATGATTCTCGGCAAGGAAGTACGTTAGTGATTCATCAAACCACCGAACAACTGATCGCCAGATGCATAGCTCCTGTTAAGAAGGACTTCCTTCGTCCTCCTCCCGATCGAACAACTACTTCCTCTGCTCCAAACGACAAACCCCCCGTTCTCGCCAAGGAGAAGAAATCTAAACGCCAACTCAAACGTGAACGTCTTCAG gataaaaaatcaacaaaaaaccTTTGTCCAAACCTTGCCAAGTCCGGTGATGTTAATTCCTGTCCTTATCAAGTAAACTGTCGTTTCAGCCATGATATTCAAGCATTCAAGGAACAG AAATTGGCTGATTTGGAGGGTGAATGCCCTTTTTTGAAATCTGAAGGGGCTTGCCCTTATGGGTTATCGTGTAGATTTTTAAATACACATCAAGAGGGTAAGCCTTTATCTTCTAATGGATTGAAGGTAAGGTGTGAAGTTAATGGTTTTAGCAAAGATGTTCAAAAGCTTTTATGGAAAAATAAGATGACTTTCCCCAAAACTGATGCCAAACTCAAAAGTCTTGGTCTCTTG AATAAGTCAAAAGGGAATGCCGTCAAAAACAAAGATGGTGGTGATAAATGTGTTCAGTCTGATGACAATGGTTCTTGTGCGGTTACATCTGAGTTGGAAAACAAAGACGATGGTGACAAACACCATCAGTCTGATGATGACGGCTCTTGTGAGGTTCCTGCTGACTCAGATTCTAAGTTAGAACGCTTTGTAGAAGTTATAAAAGATGATGATGGCATTAAAAGAGAACTTGAACCTGATATACCTTGTccccaaaagaaaagaaaaaccgcagaaaattgtgaagatgagGAGACGGAAAATGAAG TTGTGAGTGTCGATGACCAAATTGTGGACGGATGCTGCATAAGATCTGAACCAGAGGCAGGAACTGAAGTTATAACCCCAGAAACTGATCTAAGCTTGAAGTCACACTCACGTGAAAAGAAGCTTATTGATTTCAGGGAGAAGTTGTATCTTGCACCCTTGACCACTGTTGGAAATCTCCCTTTCCGGAGAGTTTGCAAAGTATTAGGAGCTGATATAACATGTGGTGAAATGGCAATGTGCACAAATCTTTTGGAG GGTCAAGCTTCAGAATGGGCATTGCTGAGACGCCATTCATCTGAAGATTTATTTGGTGTACAAATCTGCGGGGCACATCCAGATACTGTAGGGCGAGCTGTTGAACTAATAGAAAAGGAATGTACAGTAGATTTCATTGATATAAACATGGGTTGCCCTATTGACATTGTTGTGAATAAGGGTGCGGGATCAGCTCTTCTTACAAAACCAATGCGCATGCAAAATGTTGTAGAAGTAGCTTCAGGCACAGTCGATATTCCAGTAACTATAAAG GTACGGACAGCGTATTTTGAAGGGAGGAATCGTATCGACTCTCTGATAGCAAATTTTAGCTCTTGGGGAGCTAGTGCAGTGACAATACATGGCAGGTCACGGCAACAACGCTATAGCAAGCCTGCTGACTGGGATTACGTATATCAGTGTACCAGGAAAGCTCCTAATAATTTGCAAGTAGTGGGGAATGGAgatgttttttcatttgtagACTGGAACAACCACAAAACTGAATGCCCTGAACTTGCCACATGCTTGATTGCCCGTGGCGCACTTATTAAA CCCTGGATATTTACAGAGATAAAGGAACAGCGACATTGGGACATCAGTTCTGGCGAGCgattaaatattttcaaagatTTTGTGCATTTTGGTCTTCAACATTGGGGTTCAGATACAAAAG GGGTGGAGACTACCAGGCGGTTCTTGTTGGAATGGCTTAGCTACACTTGTAGGTACATACCTGTTGGTCTTTTGGATGTGGTTCCACAACGAATAAATTGGCGTCCACCATCTTACCACGGGCGGGATGACCTTGAGACACTGATGGCCTCTGACTCTGCAGCTGACTGG GTGCGATTATCAGAGATGTTACTTGGGAAAGTTCCAGATGGCTTTACTTTTGCACCAAAGCATAAATCAAATGCTTACGATAGAGCTGAAAATGGTTAA
- the LOC11415346 gene encoding NADH dehydrogenase [ubiquinone] 1 beta subcomplex subunit 9, translating to MSLTSTVAYVARRAAQREKVRILYRRALKDTLNWAVHRHLFYDDASNLRDRFEQNKHVEDLDTIDRLIADAEASYNKWRHPDPYIVPWAPGGSKFTRNPAPPQGIEIIYDYGREDNN from the exons ATGAGCTTAACATCGACGGTAGCTTACGTTGCTCGGCGCGCGGCGCAGAGGGAGAAGGTTCGGATTCTGTATCGCCGTGCTCTTAAAGACACTCTCAACTGGGCTGTACATCGTCACCTCTTCTACGACGAC GCTTCAAACCTCCGCGATAGGTTCGAGCAAAACAAACACGTG GAAGATCTTGATACGATTGATAGGTTGATAGCGGATGCTGAAGCTAGCTACAATAAGTGGCGCCATCCCGATCCTTATATAg TTCCATGGGCTCCTGGTGGTTCCAAGTTTACTCGCAACCCAGCTCCACCTCAAGGG ATTGAGATAATTTATGATTATGGCCGTGAAGACAATAACTGA
- the LOC11428164 gene encoding probable ribosome-binding factor A, chloroplastic, producing the protein MSTTQLLNTVAGLIPSVTPCWRCNNHRTAATATVTIFQTQRLTGNASRITIKCMANPRRVKMVAKQIRRELSDMLITDNVLQFAVLPEASLGADLYLSSVTTITDVEITADLQVARVYVSVFGDERGKEVAMAGLKSKAKYVRGELGRRMKLRLTPEIRFLEDESFERGSRVIAILDKIKNEKSETSKNMEQLDSSVNGDDTEQLNSSSDEDDADWEDEDPEEGIIYVE; encoded by the exons ATGAGCACGACGCAATTGCTTAACACCGTGGCTGGACTGATACCATCGGTCACACCTTGTTGGCGATGTAATAATCACCGCACAGCAGCAACTGCAACTGTAACTATATTTCAGACTCAGAGACTCACAGGAAATGCTTCAAGAATAACGATAAAGTGTATGGCTAATCCAAGGAGAGTCAAAATGGTTGCCAAACAAATTAGGAGAGAACTTTCTGATATGCTCATCACCGATAACGTCTTGCAATTTGCCGTTCTTCCAGAAGCTTCCTTAGGTGCTGATTTATATCTCTCTTCCGTAACCACTATTACCGACGTTGAAATCACCGCTGATTTACAG GTGGCTAGGGTTTATGTATCTGTTTTTGGAGATGAAAGAGGGAAGGAAGTGGCCATGGCTGGGTTGAAATCAAAAGCCAAATATGTTCGCGGTGAGTTAGGGAGGCGTATGAAGTTGCGGTTAACTCCTGAGATACGCTTTTTGGAGGATGAATCTTTTGAGAGAGGAAGCAGG GTCATTGCAATATTAGATAAAATTAAGAATGAGAAGAGTGAAACAAGCAAAAACATGGAGCAGTTGGATTCATCAGTGAACGGAGATGACACTGAGCAGTTGAATTCATCGTCAGATGAAGACGATGCTGATTGGGAAGATGAAGACCCTGAAGAAGGTATCATTTATGTGGAATAG
- the LOC11428165 gene encoding auxin-responsive protein SAUR50 isoform X4, with protein MAIRSKSSKLAQNTVLKQILRRCSSLGKKNEYDQDEDDHGLPLDVPKGHFAVYVGENRSRYIVPISFLTHPQFQSLLRQAEEEFGFDHDMGLTIPCQEVVFRSLTSIMLRS; from the coding sequence aTGGCCATTAGATCAAAATCAAGCAAGCTTGCTCAGAACACAGTGCTTAAGCAAATCCTAAGGAGATGTTCAAGCTTAGGTAAGAAAAATGAGTATGATCAAGATGAAGATGATCATGGTCTTCCTCTTGATGTCCCAAAAGGTCATTTTGCTGTTTATGTTGGTGAAAACAGAAGCAGATATATTGTACCAATCTCATTCTTAACTCACCCTCAATTTCAGTCACTCCTTCGACAAGCTGAAGAAGAATTTGGCTTTGATCACGACATGGGACTCACCATTCCTTGTCAAGAAGTTGTTTTTCGATCCCTAACTTCGATTATGCTCAGATCATGA
- the LOC11413105 gene encoding 30S ribosomal protein S31, mitochondrial, whose product MASGGASVMKRCTVAARWLIRGASTETPCASSAGVTGPIVCGRGDKKTKKGKRFKGSYGKSRPKREQMIERIKDKVEVPRSTPWPLPFKLI is encoded by the coding sequence ATGGCGAGTGGTGGCGCTAGTGTGATGAAGCGGTGCACCGTAGCTGCACGGTGGTTGATAAGAGGAGCGTCGACGGAGACGCCGTGTGCTTCTTCTGCCGGCGTAACAGGTCCGATAGTGTGCGGACGCGGTGATAAAAAGACAAAGAAAGGGAAGAGATTCAAGGGATCGTATGGGAAATCTCGTCCGAAGAGAGAACAGATGATAGAACGAATCAAAGATAAGGTTGAAGTTCCCAGGTCTACTCCTTGGCCTCTTCCTTTCAAGCTCATTTGA